The sequence CCCCTTCCGTGCCGCTGTATCGGCCCTGAGTGGGTTCTCCCTCAGCAGAACCCGACTTTCTTTAGGATCTCCACAACCCCTTCCGTGCTCCGGTGCGGGGACCGTTCATTAGCGGGAACAAACCGCTTGCCCCGCAAGGCGGCAAATATCGCCTCGATCGCCTTCCCGTGCGACGGGCCGTACCCTCCCTCGAGCGTCAGCGCGAGAGGCAGGTCAGTGCCGTCGATCAGCATCCCGGCGAGCACGCCGAAGTCTTCAGGTTCGAGGTTCATGTGCCCGTGCTCGTCGTCGGCGAGGGCGTCCTGCCCTGCTGAGACGATCAGGGCGTCAGGCCGGAACCGGGCCAGTGCCGGGACAAAGACCTCCCGAAAGACGAGTTGATAGTCGGCGATGGTGGAGCCCGCCGCAAGCGGGGCGTTGAGGGTGTAGCCCCGACCTGCACCGGTGCCGATCTCGTCCACCCACCCGGTCTTCGGGAAACTATCCTCCTCATGCACCGAGCAGAAGAGCACTTGATCACTCCCGTAAAAGATCGTCTGCGTGCCGTTGCCGTGGTGCAGGTCCCAGTCGAGGATCGCCACCCGGTCAACCGACTCAAGCGCTCTGGCCGCCGCTACGGCGGCGTTATTGAAGATACAGAACCCCATCGACCGGTCGGGACCGGCATGGTGTCCTGGCGGGCGGACAAGGGCAAACGAATGCTCGCCGTCGAGCGTCCTCTCCACCGCTGCAGAGGCCGAACCGGCGGCGTACGAGGCCACATCGAACGAATGAGAGGTGACGTAGGTATTCGGGTCTAAAAAACAGGTTCCCCGTGCGATCTCCTGCACCCAGCGGATATGCTGCGGGCGGTGGACACGCTCCAGGTCCCCCTCGGTGGCCCGGACCGGGGCGCGCCACTTCACACCGTCGGGGACCCCGGAGAGGGCCGCCCGTAACCGGGAGCCCGTCTCGGGGTGAAGTTCCATATCGTGTCTGGCAAAGACATCACCGTAGATGACTGAACACTGCATCCTCTGTTAGTTGATGGTGCGCCCCTGCTGGATATCTTCTTCGGTGACATCGAACGTCTGCCCGGTGCCTGCGATCCGGTAGGGGCCGGTCGGCTTCACCTCGCCCGACCACCCGGATGTCGCATACGGGACGATGAACTCGCCATTTGCGCTCTCCTGGCGGTAGGTAAACGTACGGCCGGTGTTCGTCGTGACCGGCACCTCGATGATACCATCGCCCTTGATGTGGGCACCCGGGACGTACTCGAATATCTTGATGATCT is a genomic window of Methanoculleus bourgensis MS2 containing:
- a CDS encoding histone deacetylase family protein, which gives rise to MQCSVIYGDVFARHDMELHPETGSRLRAALSGVPDGVKWRAPVRATEGDLERVHRPQHIRWVQEIARGTCFLDPNTYVTSHSFDVASYAAGSASAAVERTLDGEHSFALVRPPGHHAGPDRSMGFCIFNNAAVAAARALESVDRVAILDWDLHHGNGTQTIFYGSDQVLFCSVHEEDSFPKTGWVDEIGTGAGRGYTLNAPLAAGSTIADYQLVFREVFVPALARFRPDALIVSAGQDALADDEHGHMNLEPEDFGVLAGMLIDGTDLPLALTLEGGYGPSHGKAIEAIFAALRGKRFVPANERSPHRSTEGVVEILKKVGFC